In a genomic window of Blattabacterium cuenoti:
- the rplL gene encoding 50S ribosomal protein L7/L12, translating to MIEKLAEQLVNLTVKQVNELANILKKEYGIEPSTSVVKMENISSQEEKTSEKEEKSIFNIILKSSGKSKLSVVKLVKEVTGKGLKESKDLVDNIPSILKESVNKKEAEDLKNKFEEIGAEVELK from the coding sequence ATGATAGAAAAGCTAGCGGAACAATTAGTTAATTTAACTGTTAAACAAGTTAATGAATTAGCTAATATTTTAAAAAAAGAATATGGAATAGAACCATCTACTTCGGTAGTAAAAATGGAAAATATTTCATCTCAGGAAGAAAAAACTTCTGAAAAAGAGGAAAAAAGTATTTTTAACATAATATTGAAATCATCTGGAAAATCAAAATTATCTGTAGTAAAATTAGTCAAGGAAGTTACTGGAAAAGGACTTAAGGAGTCTAAAGATTTAGTTGATAATATTCCCAGTATTCTTAAAGAATCTGTCAACAAAAAAGAAGCAGAAGATTTAAAAAATAAATTTGAAGAAATAGGTGCTGAAGTGGAATTAAAATAG
- the rplJ gene encoding 50S ribosomal protein L10, translated as MNKENKKKELLKLVSILSNNEMIYLIDILDLSSNQISVLRKSFSEHSIKMRVVKNTLLKKAIEKNRKFDSFFPILNGNTTILFSNWNASNITSKIIKNFHIQEKINKPYLKGAYTQESFYFGGNKDLNTLLHIKSKEDLIIEIFSILQFSIKDIISSFLNSTKYKICELLETLSSKKKDEKKKI; from the coding sequence ATGAATAAAGAAAATAAAAAAAAAGAACTATTAAAACTAGTTTCTATATTATCTAACAATGAAATGATATATTTAATTGATATTCTTGATTTAAGTTCTAATCAAATATCTGTCCTTAGAAAAAGTTTTAGTGAACATAGTATTAAAATGAGAGTGGTGAAAAATACTTTATTAAAAAAAGCTATAGAAAAAAATCGAAAATTTGATTCTTTTTTTCCTATTTTGAATGGAAATACAACTATATTATTTTCAAATTGGAATGCCTCCAATATCACTTCAAAAATAATAAAAAATTTTCACATTCAAGAAAAAATTAATAAACCTTATTTGAAAGGAGCTTATACTCAAGAATCTTTTTATTTTGGTGGAAACAAAGATTTAAATACATTGCTACATATTAAATCTAAAGAAGATCTCATTATTGAAATTTTCAGTATACTTCAATTCTCAATAAAAGATATTATTTCATCTTTTTTGAATTCAACAAAATATAAAATATGTGAACTTTTAGAAACCTTATCTTCTAAAAAAAAAGATGAAAAGAAAAAAATATAA
- the rplA gene encoding 50S ribosomal protein L1, which translates to MSKKLTKNKKKILEKISDKNKKYSLEKALLLMKEINFVKFDASVDISIHLNVDVRSLSQMIRGTVMLPHGIGKNICILALVPKEKESEAKKAGADYTGLNYIEKIKSGWKTNIDVVVATPSVMNQLGSIGKILGPKGLMPNPKMETVSVNPGKSIKEMKSGKITFKTDRYGIIHGSVGRVSFSNKYLLENIEIFMKTVIQNKPSASKGSYIKSIYLSSTMSYGIPLDLKSFVNK; encoded by the coding sequence ATGTCCAAGAAATTAACTAAAAATAAAAAAAAAATTCTGGAAAAAATTTCTGATAAGAATAAGAAGTATTCTTTAGAAAAAGCATTACTTCTTATGAAAGAAATTAATTTTGTTAAATTTGATGCATCTGTTGATATTTCTATTCATCTTAATGTAGATGTTCGTTCTCTTTCTCAAATGATAAGGGGAACAGTAATGTTACCACATGGTATAGGTAAAAATATTTGTATTCTAGCTTTAGTTCCTAAAGAGAAAGAATCAGAAGCTAAAAAAGCAGGTGCTGATTATACAGGATTAAATTATATTGAAAAAATTAAATCTGGATGGAAAACAAATATTGATGTTGTAGTAGCCACTCCTTCTGTTATGAATCAACTAGGTTCTATTGGAAAAATATTAGGGCCTAAAGGTTTGATGCCTAATCCTAAAATGGAAACTGTTTCTGTAAACCCGGGAAAATCTATAAAAGAAATGAAATCTGGTAAAATCACATTTAAAACTGATCGTTACGGAATTATTCATGGGTCGGTAGGAAGAGTCTCATTTTCCAATAAATATTTATTGGAAAATATCGAAATATTTATGAAAACAGTTATTCAGAATAAACCTTCTGCATCTAAAGGATCTTATATAAAAAGTATTTATTTATCTAGTACCATGAGTTATGGTATACCATTAGATTTAAAAAGTTTCGTGAACAAATGA
- the rplK gene encoding 50S ribosomal protein L11 yields the protein MVETKKKVIKKIKIQKINGGKASPAPPIGPILGSSGVNIMEFCKQYNSITKNNIGEICPVVITVYEDKSFSFMIKKPPVSIQLLNMIKKEKGSKESNRYKIGKITLDEIIVIAKNKMEDFNCISIKSAISMVSGTARSMGIEIDG from the coding sequence ATGGTTGAAACAAAAAAAAAAGTGATAAAAAAAATTAAGATACAGAAAATAAATGGAGGAAAAGCAAGTCCTGCGCCTCCAATTGGTCCTATTTTGGGTAGTTCTGGTGTTAATATTATGGAGTTTTGCAAACAATATAATTCTATTACTAAAAATAATATAGGAGAAATATGTCCTGTAGTAATAACTGTGTATGAAGATAAATCTTTTTCTTTTATGATAAAAAAACCTCCGGTTTCTATTCAGTTATTGAATATGATCAAAAAAGAAAAAGGATCTAAAGAATCTAATCGTTATAAAATAGGAAAAATTACTTTAGATGAAATTATAGTGATTGCAAAAAATAAAATGGAAGATTTTAATTGTATTTCAATAAAGTCTGCTATATCCATGGTTTCCGGTACTGCTAGATCAATGGGAATAGAAATTGATGGTTAA
- the nusG gene encoding transcription termination/antitermination protein NusG, whose amino-acid sequence MNNLERKWYVIKTMSGQENKVKSYIENEVRDNGFQEYIGKVLVPIEKVIQMRKGKKIYREKVHYPGYVMVEANLEGEAVHAIKNVPGVINFLSEGKGPSAIPIPMRKEEVNKMLGKIDQLSEGYESISIPFVVGETIKVIDGPFTGFNGTIEKINEEKRKLELAVLIFGRKTPLELNFTQIEKI is encoded by the coding sequence ATGAATAATTTGGAAAGAAAATGGTATGTAATAAAAACCATGAGTGGACAAGAAAACAAGGTAAAATCATATATTGAAAATGAAGTTAGAGATAATGGTTTCCAAGAGTATATAGGTAAAGTATTAGTTCCTATTGAAAAGGTTATACAAATGAGAAAAGGAAAAAAAATCTATAGAGAAAAAGTTCATTATCCTGGATATGTTATGGTAGAAGCAAATCTGGAAGGAGAAGCCGTACATGCAATAAAAAATGTTCCAGGTGTTATAAATTTTTTAAGTGAAGGAAAAGGACCATCCGCTATTCCTATTCCTATGAGAAAAGAAGAAGTAAATAAAATGTTAGGAAAAATAGATCAGCTTTCTGAAGGTTATGAAAGTATTAGTATTCCTTTTGTAGTAGGGGAAACTATTAAAGTTATAGATGGTCCTTTTACGGGATTTAATGGTACAATTGAAAAAATAAATGAGGAAAAAAGAAAATTAGAGTTAGCAGTTTTAATTTTTGGTAGAAAAACTCCATTAGAATTGAATTTTACACAAATAGAAAAAATTTAA
- the secE gene encoding preprotein translocase subunit SecE has product MEKNNFFLGIYNEFFHCITWPKWEDLQKITIIVFFFSIFFSIFLYGADSFFIFLIKKLFSL; this is encoded by the coding sequence ATGGAAAAAAATAATTTTTTTTTAGGAATTTATAATGAATTTTTTCATTGTATTACATGGCCTAAATGGGAAGATTTGCAAAAAATAACAATCATTGTGTTTTTTTTTTCCATATTTTTCTCCATATTTTTATATGGAGCGGATAGTTTTTTTATTTTTTTAATTAAAAAATTATTTTCTTTATGA